From the Oleiharenicola lentus genome, one window contains:
- a CDS encoding transglutaminase family protein produces MPHYRITHQTVYQHAAAAGAAWQMLQLRPRAEAAQECLDFQLELHPAAPDLSTREDFFGNTRHFFSVREPHRELSITSHAVVRREAPALPLAGLSPSLVEARERVRHAISTGERFLLEQYLGPTTLVPLLPGTRELADGLDPAIPVLAWIEELGRRFAEEFTFDPTATDVSTPLADALEKKRGVCQDFTHLFLSCVRQHGLPGAYVSGYLLTEPPPGQPRLRGADAMHAWVSVFVPEVGWVDYDPTNACFPAAGHIVVARGRDYADVSPTRGVFTGSYSPLLRVEVTVEPTT; encoded by the coding sequence ATGCCCCACTACCGCATCACCCATCAGACCGTCTATCAGCACGCCGCCGCGGCCGGCGCAGCGTGGCAGATGCTGCAGCTGCGGCCGCGGGCCGAGGCGGCGCAGGAGTGCCTGGACTTCCAGCTTGAGCTGCACCCCGCCGCACCCGACCTCTCGACCCGCGAGGATTTCTTCGGCAACACCCGGCACTTCTTCTCCGTGCGCGAACCGCACCGCGAACTTTCCATCACGAGCCACGCCGTCGTCCGACGCGAGGCCCCGGCGCTGCCGCTGGCCGGCCTGAGTCCTTCCCTCGTCGAGGCGCGCGAGCGCGTGCGCCACGCCATCTCAACCGGAGAAAGATTCCTGCTGGAACAATACCTCGGCCCGACGACGCTCGTGCCGCTCCTGCCGGGCACCCGGGAGCTTGCCGACGGCCTGGACCCGGCCATCCCGGTGCTCGCCTGGATCGAGGAACTGGGCCGGCGCTTTGCGGAGGAGTTCACCTTTGATCCCACCGCAACCGACGTGAGCACGCCGCTGGCCGATGCGCTCGAGAAGAAGCGCGGCGTCTGCCAAGATTTCACCCACCTGTTCCTGAGCTGTGTGCGCCAACACGGCCTGCCCGGCGCCTACGTGAGCGGCTACCTGCTCACCGAACCGCCGCCCGGCCAGCCCCGCCTGCGCGGCGCCGACGCCATGCACGCGTGGGTCTCGGTCTTCGTGCCCGAGGTCGGCTGGGTGGACTACGACCCGACCAACGCTTGCTTCCCCGCCGCCGGCCACATCGTCGTGGCCCGCGGCCGCGACTACGCCGACGTGAGCCCCACGCGCGGCGTCTTCACCGGCAGCTACTCGCCCCTCCTCCGCGTCGAGGTGACGGTCGAGCCGACGACGTAG
- a CDS encoding circularly permuted type 2 ATP-grasp protein: MSAPGSSARTLLHGYAPKGSRFDECVDAAGHLRPAWAQFFSHLHGNPHVALAAANEAGHRAIVEQDVNMNVYRGERAGAQLWPLDVLPLLIGADEWADLTRGLKQRAHLFNELLRDLYGEQRFLKGGLMPAALAMQNPHFLRPVSGLSRRTPVFLHTLAVDIARSHDGRWWVIEDRLDAPSGLGYSLQNRIITRQALADVFHHAPVRRLYNFFHDYRESLESLAPCSDDPRIVLLSPGSANETYFEQAYLANYLGYTLVEGEDLTTRGRKVFLRTVGGLQQVDVVLRRLDSEYCDPLELDAASLLGVPGLLHAAHSGHVALANAPGCRALETPALLGFLEPLCRQVLGEDLFMPHAATWWCGQEGPRDYVLDNLASLVVKPTFRTAGSAAPRYGAWMGKAARHALADEIRANPSAWCAQERVFHSTTPGWHEGALRPMPFITRLYVAWHDGDYIVMPGGLTRCNPRGEDMIVSLQQGSVSKDTWILHEGLPDDPPILLSSRPAETLRHPAATPSRTANNFFWLGRYLERAGALARRLEKLEALLHDEIALLDPEVPHDTLALLFRMQDLPPAGAEADLDQLAALVRKAADDPSRSSSLTATVANLVRLLETLKVRLPHEAWQMIRHLRQRRKAGDTVACAWLRQHLTALEGLTLESMPHDTGWHFLQLGRRLERAQQLLGLLQALLPAEAGGKPPTEFRLQTLLHLADALFTYRHAYHGAVDTGAVIDWLVISADNPRSLRFQADEINRHLATLPLDLAPRAVAALRHQSVRVLGGIHLNDAARLATHPAEAAQLLRDQQRHLAALNDELSHIYFSHAEGR; this comes from the coding sequence ATGTCCGCGCCCGGCTCCAGCGCCCGCACCCTGCTCCACGGCTATGCCCCCAAGGGCAGCCGGTTCGACGAGTGCGTTGACGCCGCCGGGCACCTGCGGCCCGCCTGGGCGCAGTTTTTCAGTCACCTGCACGGCAACCCGCACGTCGCGCTCGCCGCCGCCAACGAGGCCGGTCACCGCGCGATCGTCGAGCAGGACGTGAACATGAACGTCTATCGCGGCGAGCGCGCCGGCGCCCAGCTCTGGCCGCTCGACGTGCTGCCGCTGCTCATCGGCGCGGACGAGTGGGCCGACCTCACCCGCGGCCTCAAGCAGCGCGCCCACCTCTTCAACGAACTGCTCCGCGACCTCTACGGCGAACAGCGTTTCCTCAAGGGCGGACTCATGCCCGCCGCGCTCGCGATGCAGAACCCGCATTTCCTGCGCCCCGTGTCCGGCCTCTCCCGCCGCACGCCGGTCTTTCTCCACACGCTGGCCGTGGACATCGCGCGCTCGCACGACGGCCGCTGGTGGGTGATCGAGGACCGCCTCGACGCGCCCTCCGGCCTCGGCTACTCGCTCCAGAACCGCATCATCACGCGCCAGGCGCTGGCCGACGTGTTCCACCACGCGCCCGTGCGGCGGCTCTACAATTTCTTCCACGACTACCGCGAGTCGCTCGAAAGCCTCGCGCCGTGCAGCGACGACCCGCGCATCGTGCTGCTCTCGCCCGGCTCGGCCAACGAAACCTATTTCGAACAGGCCTACCTCGCCAACTACCTCGGATACACCCTCGTCGAGGGCGAGGACCTCACCACGCGCGGCCGCAAGGTCTTCCTCCGCACCGTCGGCGGCCTCCAGCAGGTGGACGTCGTGCTGCGCCGGCTCGACTCCGAGTATTGCGACCCGCTCGAGCTCGATGCCGCGTCCCTGCTCGGCGTGCCCGGCCTGCTGCACGCGGCCCACTCGGGCCACGTCGCCCTCGCCAACGCCCCCGGCTGCCGCGCGCTGGAAACCCCGGCGCTGCTGGGCTTCCTCGAACCGCTCTGCCGCCAGGTGCTGGGCGAGGACCTGTTCATGCCCCACGCCGCCACCTGGTGGTGCGGCCAGGAAGGCCCGCGCGACTACGTGTTGGACAACCTCGCCAGCCTCGTGGTGAAGCCCACCTTCCGCACCGCCGGCTCCGCCGCACCCCGCTACGGTGCGTGGATGGGCAAGGCCGCGCGCCACGCCCTCGCCGACGAGATCCGCGCCAACCCCTCCGCGTGGTGCGCGCAGGAGCGCGTCTTCCACAGCACCACGCCCGGCTGGCACGAGGGTGCCCTGCGACCCATGCCGTTCATCACCCGGCTCTACGTCGCGTGGCACGACGGCGACTACATCGTGATGCCCGGCGGCCTCACCCGCTGCAACCCGCGCGGCGAGGACATGATCGTCTCCCTCCAGCAGGGCAGCGTGTCGAAGGACACCTGGATCCTGCACGAGGGCCTGCCCGACGACCCGCCCATCCTGCTCAGCTCGCGCCCGGCCGAAACGCTGCGCCATCCGGCGGCGACGCCAAGCCGCACGGCGAACAATTTCTTCTGGCTCGGCCGCTACCTCGAGCGGGCCGGCGCCCTGGCCCGCCGCCTCGAGAAACTCGAGGCCCTGCTTCACGACGAGATCGCCCTGCTCGACCCCGAGGTGCCGCACGACACGCTGGCGTTGCTGTTCCGCATGCAGGATCTGCCGCCCGCCGGCGCGGAGGCCGACCTCGACCAGCTCGCCGCGCTCGTGCGCAAGGCCGCGGACGATCCGTCCCGTTCCTCCAGCCTCACCGCCACCGTCGCCAACCTCGTGCGCCTGCTCGAGACGCTCAAGGTCCGCCTGCCCCACGAGGCCTGGCAAATGATCCGCCACCTGCGCCAACGCCGCAAGGCCGGCGACACCGTCGCCTGCGCCTGGCTCCGGCAACACCTGACCGCGCTCGAAGGCCTCACGCTCGAGTCGATGCCGCACGACACCGGCTGGCACTTCCTCCAACTCGGCCGCCGCCTCGAGCGCGCCCAGCAGCTGCTCGGCCTCCTGCAGGCGCTCCTGCCCGCCGAGGCCGGCGGCAAGCCGCCCACGGAATTCCGGCTGCAAACGCTGCTCCATCTCGCCGACGCCCTCTTCACCTACCGCCACGCCTACCACGGCGCGGTGGACACCGGCGCCGTCATCGACTGGCTCGTCATCTCCGCCGACAACCCGCGCAGCCTCCGCTTCCAGGCCGACGAGATCAACCGCCACCTCGCCACGCTGCCTTTGGATCTCGCCCCGCGCGCCGTCGCCGCGTTGCGCCACCAGTCGGTGCGGGTGCTCGGCGGCATCCACCTCAACGACGCCGCCCGCCTGGCCACGCACCCGGCCGAGGCCGCCCAGCTCTTGCGCGACCAGCAGCGCCACCTCGCCGCCCTCAACGACGAGCTGAGCCACATCTACTTCTCCCACGCGGAGGGCCGGTGA